A genomic region of Persephonella marina EX-H1 contains the following coding sequences:
- a CDS encoding Ni/Fe hydrogenase, with the protein MKNLLWIQGLTCSGNSQSFLCGENPTVSDFFSEINLLWHPEISYSEDIMDILNGIYRDEIKLDFLIIEGAVTSNKRFHRIGKYSIKYIINKLKSKADYIIAVGNCAVHGNYPALYNPDQITGIQFGLNGKKGLLPQKFRTKSGYPVINITGCPVHPEWITKTVLTLSYGLDLKLDSQNRPKELYMYLSHDGCTRNEYFEWKVEAEEFGTKEGCLFYELGCRGPVTHAPCNRILWNGRSSKTRAGMPCIGCTEFDFPYRENYLETKKYMGIPQDIPLGVTKRAYIMITGVAKTFKNERLTKKLEETD; encoded by the coding sequence ATGAAAAATCTCCTATGGATACAGGGTTTAACATGTAGTGGAAACTCCCAGTCTTTTCTGTGCGGTGAAAATCCAACGGTCTCAGACTTTTTCAGTGAGATAAATCTTTTATGGCATCCTGAGATAAGCTATTCTGAAGATATAATGGATATACTCAACGGTATATACAGGGATGAGATAAAGCTTGATTTTTTAATTATTGAAGGTGCTGTAACAAGTAACAAAAGATTTCACAGAATAGGAAAGTACTCAATAAAGTACATAATAAATAAACTTAAAAGTAAAGCCGATTATATCATCGCTGTTGGAAACTGTGCAGTTCACGGTAACTATCCGGCTTTATACAATCCTGACCAGATAACTGGCATCCAGTTTGGACTGAACGGTAAAAAAGGTCTCTTACCACAGAAATTCAGAACTAAATCAGGTTATCCTGTGATAAATATAACAGGATGTCCTGTCCATCCAGAATGGATAACAAAGACTGTTCTGACATTATCATACGGACTTGATCTTAAACTTGACAGTCAGAACAGACCAAAGGAGCTGTACATGTACCTTTCCCACGATGGATGTACAAGAAATGAGTATTTTGAGTGGAAGGTTGAGGCTGAAGAGTTTGGAACAAAAGAGGGCTGTCTATTCTATGAGCTTGGCTGTAGAGGTCCTGTAACTCATGCCCCATGTAACAGGATACTCTGGAATGGAAGATCATCAAAAACAAGGGCGGGTATGCCCTGTATTGGATGTACAGAGTTTGATTTCCCTTACAGGGAAAACTACCTTGAAACGAAAAAGTATATGGGTATTCCACAGGATATACCCCTTGGAGTAACAAAAAGAGCGTACATAATGATAACAGGTGTTGCAAAAACATTTAAAAATGAGAGACTGACAAAAAAACTTGAAGAGACAGATTAG
- a CDS encoding VOC family protein: MDKLPEDENSIEKGVIFRPHHVSITVKDPEKSRNFYKLFGFKEVFRWSDSSTTVIHMKLNDLILEIFSFKETESSSDQRESLEEELKIIGVKHFALRVKDIQKAKKFLSEIGIVPENTRINKGRTGILYFFIRDPDGIFVEIVQDDRNI, from the coding sequence ATGGATAAACTACCTGAAGATGAAAACAGCATTGAGAAAGGTGTAATTTTCAGACCACACCATGTATCAATAACGGTCAAAGATCCTGAAAAAAGCAGAAATTTCTACAAACTTTTTGGTTTCAAAGAGGTTTTCAGATGGTCAGATAGCAGTACAACAGTGATCCATATGAAACTGAACGATCTCATACTTGAGATATTCTCATTTAAAGAGACTGAAAGCTCATCAGACCAGAGGGAAAGCTTGGAAGAAGAGCTTAAGATTATAGGTGTGAAGCATTTTGCCTTAAGAGTAAAAGATATACAAAAAGCTAAAAAGTTCCTTTCAGAGATCGGGATAGTACCTGAGAATACCAGAATAAATAAAGGGAGAACAGGGATACTATACTTCTTTATAAGGGATCCTGACGGTATATTCGTTGAGATAGTTCAGGACGATAGGAATATATAA
- the nikR gene encoding nickel-responsive transcriptional regulator NikR, with protein MGEKTIRFSVSLPEDLLKELDSRVIKKGYSSRSELIRDLIRELIIEEKWDSETEEVFGVLTIIYDHHQRDLTRKMIDIQHSKYVNILCSTHVHLDHNNCLETIIIKGKPSEIEKLSIEIGGLKGVKFSKLTKSSKVEL; from the coding sequence ATGGGTGAGAAAACTATAAGATTTTCAGTTTCACTTCCTGAGGATCTTCTTAAAGAGCTTGACAGCAGGGTGATAAAGAAAGGATACTCATCAAGATCTGAGCTTATAAGGGATCTTATAAGGGAGCTCATAATTGAAGAGAAATGGGATAGTGAGACAGAAGAGGTATTCGGCGTTCTTACTATCATTTACGACCACCACCAGAGGGATCTTACAAGGAAGATGATAGATATACAGCACAGTAAATACGTTAATATACTTTGCAGTACACATGTACATCTTGATCACAACAACTGCCTTGAGACGATAATAATAAAAGGTAAGCCCTCTGAGATAGAAAAATTATCAATAGAGATAGGCGGTCTTAAAGGGGTTAAGTTCTCAAAACTGACTAAAAGCTCAAAGGTGGAACTTTAA
- a CDS encoding nickel-dependent hydrogenase large subunit yields the protein MPKIERKVLHRVEGEIQLKLIWENRRIKDAFIQNLNFRGFEFILENRPPLDALVITPRICGICGHSHLIATVKALEDIYRKNGYSIDISYKASLIRNVTHTVEIIQNHIRWFYLFVMPDFLKLEKDKDILEDFTPLKGDKWKKALGISNEILKIISILSGQWPHTSYAVPGGVMSDPINTDIVEAISITDSVIRFFEEEIIGTDINTYLSVESFDQFMDKINKGDLRRFIELTFKNGMEKTGRAYDRFITVDAILPCVREGVKKKRSCKFDPSRIKEVDSHSFLTKDGTDFSRKRYSWAKAVRYDGLPMETGPLARKAVSKNSLFQDLISRFGDSYLVRIWARIDEIGRMALTLKSYLLSINTKEPSYIKPPVKIENLEGEGTGLIEAARGSLLHRLELEKGKIKKYTIITPTTWNLGPRCERYHSPAEKAIIGLESSLKAEMILRSFDVCSVCTTH from the coding sequence ATGCCGAAGATTGAGAGAAAGGTTCTTCACAGGGTTGAAGGTGAGATCCAGTTAAAACTGATATGGGAAAACAGAAGAATAAAAGATGCATTTATACAGAACCTGAACTTCAGAGGGTTTGAGTTTATACTTGAAAACAGACCACCGTTAGACGCCCTCGTTATAACCCCAAGAATATGTGGTATATGCGGACATTCCCATCTTATAGCAACAGTAAAGGCCCTTGAGGATATTTACAGAAAAAATGGATACAGTATAGATATCTCCTACAAAGCATCTCTTATAAGAAATGTGACACACACAGTTGAGATAATACAGAACCATATAAGATGGTTTTACCTTTTTGTTATGCCTGACTTTCTTAAGCTTGAGAAAGACAAAGACATTCTTGAAGATTTTACACCTTTAAAGGGAGATAAATGGAAAAAAGCCCTCGGTATAAGCAATGAGATCTTAAAGATAATATCCATACTTTCCGGACAGTGGCCCCACACCTCTTATGCAGTTCCCGGAGGTGTTATGTCAGACCCTATAAACACAGATATTGTTGAGGCTATATCAATCACAGACAGTGTTATAAGATTTTTTGAGGAAGAGATCATAGGAACGGATATAAATACCTACCTTTCTGTGGAAAGTTTTGATCAGTTTATGGATAAGATCAATAAAGGAGATCTGAGAAGGTTTATTGAACTTACATTTAAAAATGGTATGGAGAAGACAGGAAGGGCCTATGACAGATTTATAACTGTTGATGCTATACTCCCCTGTGTCAGGGAAGGTGTTAAGAAGAAGAGAAGCTGTAAGTTTGATCCATCAAGAATAAAAGAGGTAGACAGCCACTCTTTTCTTACAAAGGATGGTACAGATTTCTCAAGGAAGAGATACTCATGGGCAAAAGCTGTAAGGTATGACGGACTTCCTATGGAAACAGGACCTCTTGCAAGAAAGGCTGTTTCAAAAAACAGTCTTTTTCAGGATCTTATCTCAAGATTTGGTGACAGCTATCTTGTGAGGATATGGGCAAGGATTGATGAGATAGGAAGGATGGCACTCACATTAAAAAGCTATCTTCTGAGTATAAATACTAAAGAGCCCTCTTATATAAAGCCACCTGTAAAGATAGAAAATCTTGAAGGTGAGGGAACAGGTCTTATAGAGGCTGCAAGGGGTTCACTCTTACACAGGTTAGAACTTGAGAAAGGAAAGATAAAAAAGTACACGATCATCACACCTACAACATGGAATTTAGGTCCTAGATGTGAAAGATACCACTCACCTGCTGAAAAAGCCATTATAGGTCTGGAAAGCTCTCTAAAAGCAGAGATGATCCTCAGAAGCTTTGATGTATGCTCTGTATGTACAACACACTGA
- a CDS encoding 2-isopropylmalate synthase: MNRLIIFDTTLRDGEQAPGFSMTVEEKVTMAKQLEKLGVDVIEAGFAAASEGDFQAVNAIAETIKDSTVCSLARSLHSDIEKAGEALAPAERKRIHTFIATSPIHMQYKLKMTPEQVLERAVDAVKFARNFTDDVEFSAEDAFRSERDFLFKVFEAVIDAGAKTINVPDTVGYAMPEEFGQLIEDIINNVPNIDKAVISVHCHNDLGLAVANSLSAIKKGARQAHVTINGIGERAGNAALEEVVMSIKVRHDYFKDVYTEINTKEIYKTSRLLCRITGSFVQPNKAIVGDNAFAHEAGIHQHGVLAHRETYEIMRAEDVGVPASKIVLGKHSGRHAFKTRLEELGYRNLSEEEVDKLFRKFKALADKKKEVFDEDIEALIFDELFRTYEEVKLVYFHVLSGNSAIPSSTVKIEKDGKEITATACGDGPIDSALKAIEKALGMTGRLKDYSIRSLSAGKDAMGEVRTVVDFEGTTVSGKGTSTDIIEASVKAYLDAYNRYIARKTFIEKRISEGV, encoded by the coding sequence ATGAATAGATTGATCATATTTGATACAACTTTAAGGGATGGTGAACAGGCACCAGGATTTTCTATGACTGTTGAAGAAAAGGTTACAATGGCAAAACAGCTTGAGAAGTTAGGTGTTGATGTTATAGAGGCAGGGTTTGCGGCGGCATCTGAAGGTGATTTTCAGGCTGTTAATGCAATCGCAGAAACGATAAAAGATTCTACAGTTTGCTCACTTGCAAGATCACTACATTCTGATATAGAGAAGGCAGGAGAAGCTCTTGCACCTGCTGAGAGAAAAAGGATACACACATTTATTGCAACATCTCCAATACATATGCAGTACAAACTTAAGATGACCCCAGAGCAGGTACTTGAAAGAGCCGTTGATGCTGTGAAGTTTGCAAGGAATTTCACAGATGATGTTGAGTTCTCCGCGGAAGATGCTTTCAGATCAGAAAGGGATTTTCTTTTTAAGGTCTTTGAGGCTGTTATTGATGCAGGAGCAAAAACGATAAATGTACCTGACACCGTTGGTTATGCTATGCCTGAGGAGTTTGGACAGCTTATAGAAGATATAATAAACAACGTCCCGAACATAGACAAAGCTGTAATCTCAGTTCACTGTCATAATGATCTGGGTCTCGCTGTTGCGAACTCACTTTCAGCCATTAAGAAAGGTGCAAGACAGGCACATGTAACCATAAACGGTATTGGAGAAAGGGCAGGGAATGCTGCACTTGAAGAGGTGGTGATGTCAATAAAGGTAAGACATGACTACTTCAAGGATGTATACACTGAGATAAACACAAAGGAGATATACAAAACAAGCAGACTTCTCTGCAGAATAACGGGTAGTTTTGTCCAGCCAAATAAGGCTATTGTTGGAGATAACGCCTTTGCCCATGAAGCGGGAATACACCAGCATGGTGTCCTTGCCCACAGGGAGACCTACGAGATCATGAGAGCTGAGGATGTTGGTGTACCAGCTTCCAAGATAGTTCTTGGAAAACACTCTGGAAGACACGCATTTAAAACAAGGTTAGAGGAGTTAGGATACAGAAATCTCTCAGAGGAAGAGGTTGATAAACTTTTCAGAAAGTTTAAAGCTCTAGCTGACAAGAAAAAGGAAGTTTTTGATGAGGATATAGAGGCTCTGATATTTGATGAACTATTCAGAACATATGAAGAGGTAAAACTTGTATACTTCCATGTATTAAGCGGGAACAGTGCTATACCTTCATCTACAGTAAAGATAGAGAAGGACGGAAAGGAGATAACAGCTACAGCCTGTGGAGACGGACCTATTGACAGTGCACTTAAGGCTATAGAAAAAGCCCTTGGTATGACAGGAAGACTTAAGGACTACTCCATAAGATCATTAAGTGCAGGTAAGGATGCTATGGGTGAGGTGAGAACTGTAGTTGATTTTGAGGGAACAACAGTCTCAGGAAAGGGAACATCAACGGATATTATAGAGGCAAGCGTAAAAGCATACCTTGATGCTTACAACAGGTATATAGCAAGAAAGACCTTTATTGAGAAAAGAATATCAGAAGGAGTATAA
- the hypB gene encoding hydrogenase nickel incorporation protein HypB encodes MCKDCGCSITDSHENNHHTHDKKTVEVLTKILDQNDRQAESNREHFDRYGILAVNLMSSPGAGKTTLLEKTIETLSDQIKIGVIEGDLETNRDAERIKEKGAPAYQITTGQACHLDAFMVHEGIHHLPLKDLDIIFVENVGNLVCPASYDIGTHINVVLLSVPEGDDKPAKYPVMFRSADLLLITKIDLLPYFDFDTEKAIGEARRLNPKMDVIQISTKTGEGMERWINYLKMKTALRKV; translated from the coding sequence ATGTGTAAAGACTGCGGATGCTCTATAACAGACTCTCACGAAAACAACCATCATACACACGATAAAAAGACTGTAGAGGTTCTCACTAAAATACTTGATCAGAACGACAGACAGGCTGAGAGTAACAGGGAACATTTTGACAGGTATGGTATTCTGGCTGTTAACCTTATGAGCTCACCAGGTGCGGGAAAAACAACACTACTTGAAAAGACTATTGAGACCCTTTCTGATCAGATAAAGATAGGCGTTATAGAAGGTGATCTTGAGACAAATAGAGATGCGGAAAGGATAAAAGAGAAAGGTGCACCTGCTTACCAGATAACAACAGGTCAGGCATGCCATCTTGATGCATTTATGGTTCATGAAGGTATACACCACCTTCCGTTAAAAGATCTTGATATCATCTTTGTTGAGAATGTTGGGAACCTTGTATGTCCAGCATCTTACGATATAGGAACACATATAAATGTTGTTCTTCTTTCAGTTCCAGAAGGTGATGACAAACCTGCAAAGTATCCTGTGATGTTCAGATCAGCAGATCTACTTCTCATAACAAAGATAGATCTCTTACCTTACTTTGATTTTGATACTGAAAAGGCTATTGGAGAGGCGAGAAGATTGAATCCCAAGATGGATGTTATACAGATCTCAACTAAAACAGGTGAAGGAATGGAAAGATGGATAAACTACCTGAAGATGAAAACAGCATTGAGAAAGGTGTAA
- a CDS encoding TetR/AcrR family transcriptional regulator: protein MPKAKKDIREKRKEEIIKVACKLFAEKGYYNTTIPDIAEAMGMSVGNLYNYFKSKEELAKFIMQYSSRLLGEEIKKINEQDITTKEKVYRIVRKFFEISEERPELIEYFLRVFLANREVFQEGCEGFLCVSEVVTELMIFLEEGAKKGDLRQQDFFPAFVTLMGPLGGMVFLKGEDILPKKPIEYSDELAENIWRALKT, encoded by the coding sequence TTGCCTAAGGCAAAGAAGGATATCAGGGAAAAAAGAAAGGAAGAGATAATAAAGGTAGCATGCAAGCTCTTTGCTGAAAAGGGATACTACAACACAACAATTCCTGATATTGCAGAAGCTATGGGAATGAGTGTTGGTAATCTTTACAACTACTTTAAATCAAAAGAGGAGCTTGCAAAATTCATAATGCAGTACTCATCAAGACTTCTTGGTGAGGAGATAAAAAAGATAAATGAGCAGGATATAACTACAAAGGAAAAGGTTTACAGGATAGTCAGGAAGTTTTTTGAGATATCTGAGGAGAGACCTGAGCTTATAGAGTACTTTTTGAGGGTTTTTCTCGCAAACAGGGAGGTATTTCAGGAAGGGTGTGAAGGTTTTCTCTGTGTAAGTGAGGTTGTTACTGAACTTATGATATTCCTTGAAGAGGGAGCAAAAAAAGGAGACCTGAGACAGCAGGACTTCTTCCCTGCATTTGTAACTCTTATGGGACCACTTGGAGGTATGGTTTTTCTTAAAGGTGAGGATATACTCCCTAAAAAACCTATTGAGTACTCAGACGAGCTTGCAGAAAATATATGGAGAGCTTTAAAGACATAA
- a CDS encoding energy-coupling factor ABC transporter ATP-binding protein: MIRIENLSFSYEDKQVLKDINFSIKEKEKVVLLGINGSGKSTLLKILNGLIFPDRGSYYFKDELITEKRLKDKEFARKFRKSNVLLFQSPDSMIFNPTVYDEIAFGLRQLSQDGIDEKVRFWADKLGIYRYLDRSPFELSGGEKQKVCLASILVLEPELLLLDEPTANLDPRTTGWFIDFLSELDTTVITTTHNLSLAPELGERGIVLSEDHTVIYDGDINSFIDNIDLLKKANLVHTHYHRHGKLKHKHYHTHDF, from the coding sequence ATGATAAGGATTGAGAACTTATCTTTCAGTTACGAAGATAAACAGGTTCTTAAGGATATAAACTTCAGTATAAAAGAGAAGGAGAAGGTTGTTTTACTCGGGATAAACGGCAGTGGAAAATCAACACTTTTAAAGATACTTAACGGTTTAATTTTTCCGGACAGGGGAAGTTACTACTTTAAAGATGAGCTTATAACAGAGAAAAGACTTAAAGATAAAGAGTTTGCCAGAAAATTCAGGAAGAGCAATGTCTTACTTTTCCAGAGTCCGGACAGTATGATATTTAATCCTACAGTTTATGACGAGATAGCATTTGGACTGAGACAGCTTTCACAGGATGGTATTGATGAGAAGGTTAGATTCTGGGCTGATAAACTCGGTATTTACAGATATCTTGATAGATCCCCATTTGAGCTTAGCGGTGGTGAAAAACAGAAGGTATGCCTCGCATCAATACTTGTACTGGAACCTGAGCTACTTCTTCTTGACGAGCCTACAGCAAATCTTGATCCAAGAACAACAGGATGGTTTATTGATTTTCTGTCTGAGCTTGATACAACAGTTATAACAACAACACACAATCTCAGTCTTGCACCAGAACTTGGTGAGAGAGGGATAGTACTTTCTGAGGATCATACGGTAATATACGACGGTGATATTAACAGCTTCATTGATAATATTGATCTTCTAAAGAAGGCGAACCTTGTTCATACCCATTACCACAGACATGGTAAACTAAAACATAAACATTACCACACTCATGATTTTTAG
- a CDS encoding M23 family metallopeptidase — protein sequence MKGKFIIFLLLVAIAGAGYSYWQGIIDFTEPDIIFEKKPEYLGARSKLKFKVKDNNPGIKEVQVYIIQNKNIKILHDTDFPPKLKEKDYSIEINARKLGLRQGKAKLSVVAIDGSLLSNTKNLSFEVQIDLTPPTVTILSSPATIMNGGTGFVFYRASSDVVKTGVAVGDLEFNCFKGIFKNENIYGCAFPYPYYWNVKKPIIVFAEDRAGNRTSNSLTYYFKRVKYRRSVINITDEFIQTKVKPLSDREISDPVELFRYVNVEVRKMNEDQIHEITRNVTQVKPLFHRPFLQLKNSKMLGGFADYRKYRYKGKLIKGADAYHKGMDFASIKNATVQAAEDGIVVFTGFLGLYGNSIIIEHGMGVFTLYSHLAEIKVKEGDKVSRGMDIGITDTTGLAVGDHLHFGVLVQGLEVHPIEWLDKRWLRSRFLNEIKRINRLYGGR from the coding sequence TTGAAGGGTAAATTTATAATCTTTCTCCTGCTGGTAGCAATAGCAGGTGCAGGCTACAGCTACTGGCAGGGAATAATTGATTTTACCGAACCTGATATTATCTTTGAAAAAAAGCCAGAGTACCTTGGTGCGAGATCAAAGCTAAAGTTCAAAGTCAAGGATAACAATCCCGGCATAAAGGAGGTCCAGGTCTATATAATCCAGAATAAGAATATCAAAATACTCCATGATACAGATTTCCCACCTAAGCTTAAAGAAAAAGATTACTCAATAGAGATAAACGCAAGAAAGCTCGGCCTAAGACAGGGCAAGGCAAAGCTATCGGTTGTTGCGATTGATGGTTCTCTCCTTTCAAACACAAAAAATCTATCATTTGAGGTCCAGATTGACCTTACACCGCCTACAGTTACTATCCTTTCTTCCCCTGCAACCATAATGAACGGTGGAACAGGTTTCGTATTCTACAGGGCATCGTCTGATGTTGTCAAAACAGGTGTTGCTGTAGGTGATCTTGAGTTTAACTGTTTTAAAGGGATATTTAAAAATGAGAATATATACGGGTGTGCATTCCCCTATCCTTATTACTGGAATGTTAAAAAACCGATAATCGTTTTTGCTGAAGACAGGGCAGGAAACAGAACATCAAACTCACTTACATACTACTTTAAAAGGGTAAAATACAGAAGATCCGTTATAAATATAACTGATGAGTTTATACAGACAAAGGTAAAACCACTTTCAGACAGGGAGATATCCGATCCTGTCGAACTGTTCAGATATGTTAATGTTGAAGTGAGAAAGATGAATGAAGACCAGATACACGAGATAACAAGAAATGTCACACAGGTAAAACCCTTATTCCACAGACCTTTCCTCCAGCTTAAAAACTCAAAGATGCTCGGTGGATTTGCAGATTACAGAAAATACAGGTACAAGGGTAAACTTATAAAAGGAGCAGATGCATACCACAAAGGGATGGATTTTGCATCAATAAAAAATGCAACAGTTCAGGCTGCTGAAGATGGAATAGTTGTGTTTACAGGATTTTTAGGTTTATACGGAAACAGTATAATAATAGAACATGGAATGGGTGTTTTCACACTTTACTCCCACCTTGCTGAGATAAAGGTAAAGGAAGGGGACAAGGTTAGTAGAGGAATGGATATAGGGATAACTGATACTACAGGTCTTGCTGTAGGTGATCATCTACATTTTGGAGTTCTTGTTCAGGGACTTGAGGTTCATCCGATTGAATGGCTTGATAAAAGATGGTTAAGATCAAGATTTCTGAATGAGATAAAGAGAATAAACAGACTTTACGGAGGTAGGTAG
- a CDS encoding (Fe-S)-binding protein produces MTDKIDVQLSVELAHQCVKCSACRSVCPTYSVVKEERSSPRGRLALAEAVIDGILPLTDDIARQWNECAMCRRCEWICPNEVEYKEIMFRARYKADKKIKEPVKTAVYKGLASFGTAISKISMKFAPSLMKAYGSLFKKEVPEYNAVFLNTGIPKFTKLIPKPTGKPFGLRGKKVTPENKKGTLLFFTGCMIDAFYGKTGESVIKLMEKAGYEVIVPENIRCCGAPQLYGGYVDLFEKLYEHNKKEIDRYNFDYIVVACPTCGGALKEEYGYPVKDFAEILREEGYITFRGNGERVTFHFPCHSYTAMKMNPDIYRDLLKNIKNAEYREGNEAMMCCGFAGYFSVSNYEVATELQKRKINDIQNTGSQFVLSDCPGCVFNLADGMYKHGDYKNINVKHLADYLYERLEDDKD; encoded by the coding sequence ATGACAGATAAGATAGATGTACAGCTTTCCGTTGAGCTTGCACACCAGTGTGTAAAATGTTCTGCATGTAGATCAGTATGTCCAACTTACAGCGTTGTTAAAGAGGAGAGATCATCACCGAGGGGAAGACTTGCCCTTGCAGAAGCTGTGATAGATGGGATTCTCCCCTTAACTGATGATATAGCGAGACAGTGGAATGAGTGTGCCATGTGCAGAAGATGCGAATGGATCTGTCCAAATGAGGTTGAGTACAAGGAGATAATGTTCAGGGCAAGATATAAGGCGGACAAAAAGATAAAGGAGCCTGTAAAAACAGCTGTTTATAAAGGTCTTGCATCGTTTGGAACAGCGATCTCAAAGATCAGTATGAAGTTTGCCCCATCTCTTATGAAAGCTTACGGATCTCTTTTTAAAAAGGAAGTTCCAGAGTATAACGCAGTCTTCCTGAACACAGGAATCCCAAAGTTCACAAAACTTATACCAAAGCCGACAGGAAAACCATTTGGACTGAGAGGTAAAAAGGTAACGCCTGAAAACAAAAAAGGAACGCTACTTTTCTTTACAGGATGTATGATAGATGCTTTTTACGGAAAGACAGGTGAGAGTGTTATAAAACTTATGGAAAAGGCAGGTTACGAGGTAATAGTTCCTGAAAATATAAGATGCTGTGGAGCTCCTCAGCTTTACGGTGGATATGTTGATCTTTTTGAGAAGCTTTACGAACACAATAAGAAAGAGATAGACAGGTACAACTTTGATTATATAGTTGTTGCATGTCCAACATGTGGAGGTGCCCTGAAAGAAGAGTACGGGTATCCTGTTAAGGATTTTGCTGAGATACTGAGAGAGGAAGGTTATATAACATTCCGTGGAAATGGAGAGAGGGTCACATTCCATTTCCCATGTCATTCGTACACAGCGATGAAAATGAACCCTGATATTTACAGGGATCTGTTGAAAAATATAAAGAACGCAGAATACAGAGAAGGAAATGAGGCGATGATGTGCTGTGGTTTTGCAGGTTACTTCTCAGTATCAAACTATGAAGTTGCAACTGAGCTCCAGAAAAGAAAGATAAATGATATACAGAACACAGGATCACAGTTTGTTCTTTCTGACTGTCCAGGATGTGTTTTTAATTTAGCCGATGGGATGTACAAACATGGAGATTATAAGAATATTAATGTTAAACATCTTGCCGACTATCTTTATGAAAGGTTAGAAGATGATAAGGATTGA